The DNA window GCGTGTCGAGGCCCGAGGGCAACGGCGGGTTGTACTTTTCCTGGTGGCTGTAATCGAACGTGTCGGCCGGGGCGGCGGAGCCAGGCTCCGGCGCGGCTGCGGCCAAGCCATGCAATATGGCGCTCAGGACCAGGACAAGTACGCTCAGGCATCTCATGCGGGCGCTCCGGGTGACAGTGGGCAGTGCCGTGATCGCCCTCCAGTATAAACTCACAGCGGAACAAAATCAATAAAACAACGAACTATTTGGCATCGAACGGGCTACTCTCAGATGCTCTGTATCCGGGTCAGGTACTCCTGCATCAGGCGGAAGAAATTCTCCACGCAGTCGACAGGCACGGTCTCGGGCTTGTCCTCGGGACGGTGCCAGAGGTGGGTCAGCTCGTAGCCCGTGCTGTTGACATACAGCGCCCGCGCCCCGGTCTCCCGGAACGGGCTGCCGTCCAGCTCGAACCCGTCCGGCCCGGCCAGGCGCGGCGTTCCGGGCAGTTCGAGCTGCTGGTCGATTTTCTGGACCAGTTGCCAGAGTTCACTGTCGGAGGTGTAGATCTGGAAATCCGGGCCCCAGGTGGCCGAGTCGACATTGACCAGGAACCGGATGTTGTTGTAGCCGCCGCTGCGGCGCAGGACCTGGGCGTAATGCTCGGCCCCGGCCTTGCCGTACTCCTCGCCCGTGGTGGCCAGGAACGTGATCCCCCGCTCCAGCGGGGATTTCCTGGCCATGGCCTGGGCCAGCATCAGCATGGCGACCACCGAGGCCGTGTTGTCGTTGGCCCCGGGCGTGTTGTAGACCGTGTCCAGGTGGGCGATGAACAGTATCTCCTGGCCGCTGCGGCCGGGAAGGTGGCCCACCACGTTGAGGCACTCGGAGCCGCGTTCGAACTCCACGTCGTCCTTGAGGTACACCGGCAGGCCCTTTTCCAGCGCCTCGGCGGCCAGGGCGGAGTCCTGGCGGCCCAGGTTGAACACCGGCGCCCCGCCGAACTCCAGGCCGTAGCTGTACCAGGGCCGCGGCACGGCCTGCCCGTACTGGGAGAGCGCCAGGTAGGCGGCCACCTGGCCGCTGCGGCTGTCCACCAGGGCAAAAGGCGGCAGGCTGTCCACTCCGCTGCGCCGCAGCCGTCCGCGCAGGCCCTCCGGCCCGGTGCCCGAGGTGCCGTGGCCTGGGAAAGCCTCCACGCGCGTGCCGGCGATGGTAAGTTCCGGCTCGCCGGTGAGCTTCCAGCGCACGAACTCGAACGGGTCTTTCTCCACCACCGGCAGGCAGTCGCGCAGCTCGCGCTCCACGATGGCCGCCGCCTGGCGCATGGCCGGGCTGCCGATCGGACGGGGGCCGAGGTCGCAGATTTCCTCCAGACGCGATTCCAGGTAGCGGCGGCGCGCCTCCGGAGTATCGACCGGCGAGGCGGACACGCCGCCGCCGGACCCGCTGCAACCGGTCAGGGCCGCGCCAAGCGCGGCGGCCCCGGAAATTGAGACGAAATCTCTGCGACGCATGGCGGGGCCTCCCGTGATCTAATGGATTACACCGACAGCAGCCGTGCAATGTGGATTATCAGTTCTCACTTGCCCTGCAGACGGCGTGTCAGGCCGATCTGGCCTGCGTGGTAGCTCTCGTGGACCAGCATCATGCTGAGGAAAGTCCCCACGGTGGGAAGCTCCACCGGCCGGGCGATCGGGAACGGGTCGAGCACCCGGTCGACCTGGGCCGGGTCGAGTTCCCGAAGACGTGTTTGCATTTCCTCGCCGGTCTGTTTAATCCCGCTCACCAGCCGTTCCACAGGCAGGGCCTCTTTCGAGTCCGGGCCGAGCGCGGACGAGCCGCGCTGGTAGAGCTCCACCTCGGCCTGGTTCAGCACCGGCTTACCGCCCAGTGCTTCGAGCATCCGGCCGCGGTAGACCAGGATATGCCCCAGGTTCCAGTTGATACAGTTGCCGCCCGCCGTGCCCGGCGCGGCCAGGCTTTCGGCCTGGGTGAGGCCCTCGGTGTTGCGGTCCAGGTTCAGCTTGTTGTACTGAAGGGCGGCCAGCAGATACAGGTTGTACATCGTGCTCCTCCGTTGCTTTCAGCGTTTCTTTATTTCCAGCCCTGTCCGCCCGAAGGCCGGCGCCTCGGCCGGCTCGGACCAGACCTCGCGTTGCAGGACCGGCAGGATATCGCTCATGATACTCTTGGTGAGGGTGTAGAGGATCGCCCCGGAGCCGCCCAGCTCGCGCCCCAGCCGCACCTGGGCCACCTCGCCGGCGGGTGTGTCCTGGAATGCCCCCTGGCTGAACACCAGCGGTATCCTGCCCGCCACCCGGGCGGCCTCGTTGCGCGCGAACTGCTCGTAATGCTGCACGTTGTAGGGGCTGCCGCCGTAGTTCATGGGGGTGATGAAATCCAGCCAGCCCTCGCGCGCCCAGAGTCCCCAGTCCTGGCGGACAGACTCGTTGCGGTCGCTGTGGTCGTTGCACCAGACCGCAGCCGATATGACCAGGCCGGGGCGGGCTTTTTTGAGCAGCGGGCGCATCTCCTGGACAAACGAGCTGACCGTGCCGCAGAGGTAGTCCATGTACTGAGCAGCCAGGGGGCCGCCCGCCTGGACATCTTTGGGCCAGCTCTCAACCTTGTGCCCCAGGCTTTTCTCGAAAGCGGCGCGGCAGTGCCCGCAGTAGCAGTAGTCGCCCTCCGGCAGACGGATGTAGTCGTAGAGGATGCCGTCCAGCTGGTACTTGTCGGCCAGCTCGGTCAGCATGCGGCGCATCAGCTCGCGGTTTACCTCCTGGGAGGGGCAGAGGCTGTTGACCGTTTTGCCGTCCGGGCCGTGCACCAGGCGCTCCGGGTCGGTGCTGTCCGGGGCCAGGTACCACTCGATGGTCCAGGCGTGCACCTCGATCCCCTCGGCGTGGGCGGCGTCCGTGATCTCGTCCAGAAGGTCCGGGCTGAACAGGCATTGCGCGGGCGGCAGGGTGGGGACCACTTTCGAGGGATAACAAGCCCCCCGCGCGCTCACCACGTTGGGGAACACGGCGTTCACCCCCAGGGCCTTGAGCTTGGCGAACAGGCCGCGCCACATGCCGTTGGGAACCAGCGGGAATGTGCCGTATTTTTCGTTCGGGCTCAGCTCCATGTACACCCCGCGCAGCTCC is part of the bacterium genome and encodes:
- a CDS encoding DinB family protein, coding for MYNLYLLAALQYNKLNLDRNTEGLTQAESLAAPGTAGGNCINWNLGHILVYRGRMLEALGGKPVLNQAEVELYQRGSSALGPDSKEALPVERLVSGIKQTGEEMQTRLRELDPAQVDRVLDPFPIARPVELPTVGTFLSMMLVHESYHAGQIGLTRRLQGK
- a CDS encoding M28 family metallopeptidase; amino-acid sequence: MRRRDFVSISGAAALGAALTGCSGSGGGVSASPVDTPEARRRYLESRLEEICDLGPRPIGSPAMRQAAAIVERELRDCLPVVEKDPFEFVRWKLTGEPELTIAGTRVEAFPGHGTSGTGPEGLRGRLRRSGVDSLPPFALVDSRSGQVAAYLALSQYGQAVPRPWYSYGLEFGGAPVFNLGRQDSALAAEALEKGLPVYLKDDVEFERGSECLNVVGHLPGRSGQEILFIAHLDTVYNTPGANDNTASVVAMLMLAQAMARKSPLERGITFLATTGEEYGKAGAEHYAQVLRRSGGYNNIRFLVNVDSATWGPDFQIYTSDSELWQLVQKIDQQLELPGTPRLAGPDGFELDGSPFRETGARALYVNSTGYELTHLWHRPEDKPETVPVDCVENFFRLMQEYLTRIQSI
- a CDS encoding family 10 glycosylhydrolase; the encoded protein is MRTVLGSLIFLAMLLVSVTPAAAQNAAAAPRQELRGVYMELSPNEKYGTFPLVPNGMWRGLFAKLKALGVNAVFPNVVSARGACYPSKVVPTLPPAQCLFSPDLLDEITDAAHAEGIEVHAWTIEWYLAPDSTDPERLVHGPDGKTVNSLCPSQEVNRELMRRMLTELADKYQLDGILYDYIRLPEGDYCYCGHCRAAFEKSLGHKVESWPKDVQAGGPLAAQYMDYLCGTVSSFVQEMRPLLKKARPGLVISAAVWCNDHSDRNESVRQDWGLWAREGWLDFITPMNYGGSPYNVQHYEQFARNEAARVAGRIPLVFSQGAFQDTPAGEVAQVRLGRELGGSGAILYTLTKSIMSDILPVLQREVWSEPAEAPAFGRTGLEIKKR